A region of Euryarchaeota archaeon DNA encodes the following proteins:
- the alaS gene encoding alanine--tRNA ligase yields MLEAEYDLRYFKENGFSRRKCAQCNSYFWSQDQKRTLCGDPPCNEYTFIGAPEAKKPLDLREMRETFLRFFEAHGHTRVKRFPVVARWRDDIYLTIASIADFQPHVTSGEVPPPANPLCISQPCIRLNDVDSVGKSGRHLTNFEMMAHHAFNSKEFGQPYFKEECTKYCHEFLTKELGIPGASVTYKEKPWAGGGNAGAAFEVLVGGLEVATLVFMSLEADPAGPIELYGERYKQMDLKIVDTGYGLERLVWATTGSPTIYDAIYPDMVKRLVEKAGLSHDLEDPRHAKILSETARLASLMEVNTGAKVASLREAVTARLAERGVKTTPAELASIMGPLESIFAVIDHTRCVAFMLGDGIVPSNVKEGYLARLLIRRTLRLLDELGLDLTLAELIGEQLDSLSGDFPELSQARETILEMCTLEAERYRETMEKGSRLVEREAGKLKEKGFTEEKLIEFYDTHGLPPDIVSAVAREKGVKVEVPDDFYQRVAALHSRETATKPVKAKMEFPKTRLIYYESQDTREFEAIVLGVKNDEVVLDGTAFFAEKGGQPADHGFLSTADAMAEVKDVQIRDGVVVHTIEPKNAKVRRGEVVRGRVDWGRRTSHTRHHSATHILLASTRRVLGPHVWQAGVQKGAERSRLDVTHFRNISEEELREIEALANTVVLEGYPVEKLWLDRNEAEKRFGFQLYQGGIPPTRQVRVVKIGDFDVECCGGTHVKTTTEVGPIKILKAERIQDGIIRLEFSAGLAALRRIQEKDAILKEAAQVFDVLPEQLPKTAERFLTEWKELRKQVEALKPYAAVVHKQELLSTATTVGNVRLAVRTDESDMDDLVLLASEATKGTSTIVILGSTKGGAKIVVARSDDLKVNSGDVVREACKAMGGGGGGKPNLAQGGGPDASKLPLAMKRAEEVVRDALAKA; encoded by the coding sequence ATGCTCGAAGCAGAGTACGACCTCCGCTATTTCAAGGAAAACGGCTTCTCCCGCCGCAAGTGCGCCCAATGCAATTCCTACTTTTGGAGCCAAGACCAGAAGCGGACGCTATGCGGGGATCCACCATGCAACGAGTACACCTTCATCGGTGCCCCGGAGGCGAAGAAACCCCTAGACCTCCGCGAGATGCGAGAGACCTTCCTCCGGTTCTTCGAGGCGCATGGCCACACGCGCGTGAAACGGTTTCCTGTTGTGGCGCGTTGGCGCGACGACATATACCTCACCATAGCGTCGATCGCTGACTTCCAACCGCATGTGACGAGCGGTGAGGTCCCGCCGCCCGCGAACCCACTATGCATCAGTCAACCGTGCATCCGCTTGAACGACGTCGACTCCGTCGGCAAAAGCGGTCGCCACCTCACGAACTTCGAGATGATGGCGCACCACGCGTTCAACAGCAAGGAGTTCGGCCAACCATACTTCAAGGAGGAATGCACGAAGTACTGCCACGAATTCCTCACGAAGGAGCTTGGCATCCCGGGCGCTTCGGTGACTTACAAGGAGAAGCCTTGGGCAGGAGGCGGCAACGCCGGGGCGGCCTTCGAGGTGCTCGTCGGGGGTCTCGAGGTCGCGACCCTCGTGTTCATGTCGCTTGAGGCGGACCCGGCGGGCCCGATCGAGCTCTACGGCGAGCGGTACAAGCAGATGGACCTCAAGATCGTGGACACGGGGTACGGCCTTGAACGGCTCGTGTGGGCGACGACCGGGAGCCCGACGATCTACGACGCCATCTACCCGGACATGGTCAAACGCCTCGTCGAGAAGGCCGGCCTCTCGCACGACCTTGAGGACCCAAGACACGCAAAGATCCTTTCGGAGACGGCGAGGCTAGCTAGCCTCATGGAAGTGAACACAGGCGCGAAGGTGGCGTCGCTGCGGGAGGCCGTGACGGCGAGGCTTGCCGAACGCGGCGTGAAGACCACGCCAGCGGAGCTCGCCTCCATCATGGGCCCGCTCGAATCCATCTTCGCCGTGATCGACCACACGAGGTGCGTCGCTTTCATGCTAGGCGACGGCATAGTGCCGTCGAACGTCAAGGAAGGGTACCTGGCGCGGCTTCTCATACGTCGCACACTGCGCCTACTGGACGAGTTGGGACTCGACCTGACGCTCGCGGAACTCATCGGCGAACAGCTCGATTCTCTTAGCGGCGACTTCCCGGAACTGTCGCAGGCCCGCGAGACCATCCTGGAGATGTGCACGCTCGAGGCGGAGCGCTACCGCGAGACGATGGAGAAGGGATCGCGCCTCGTGGAGCGCGAAGCGGGGAAGCTCAAGGAGAAGGGATTCACCGAAGAGAAACTCATCGAATTCTACGACACGCACGGTCTTCCGCCCGACATCGTGAGCGCGGTCGCGCGTGAAAAAGGCGTCAAAGTCGAAGTCCCGGACGACTTCTATCAACGCGTCGCGGCGCTACACAGCAGGGAGACGGCCACGAAACCGGTCAAGGCCAAGATGGAATTCCCGAAGACACGCCTCATCTACTACGAGAGCCAGGACACGCGCGAGTTCGAAGCGATCGTCCTTGGCGTGAAAAACGACGAGGTCGTGCTCGACGGCACGGCGTTCTTCGCCGAAAAAGGCGGCCAACCGGCAGACCACGGATTCCTGTCGACGGCCGACGCGATGGCGGAAGTGAAGGACGTACAGATCCGAGACGGCGTGGTCGTGCACACGATAGAGCCGAAGAACGCAAAGGTTCGGCGCGGCGAGGTCGTGCGCGGCCGGGTGGATTGGGGGCGACGCACCAGCCACACGCGCCACCACAGCGCCACCCACATCCTCCTGGCCTCGACGCGCAGGGTCCTGGGGCCGCATGTCTGGCAGGCCGGCGTGCAAAAAGGCGCCGAGAGGTCGCGCCTTGATGTGACGCACTTCAGGAACATCAGTGAGGAGGAGCTTCGCGAGATCGAGGCGCTCGCGAACACCGTCGTCCTTGAAGGTTACCCGGTGGAGAAACTGTGGCTCGACCGCAACGAGGCGGAGAAGCGGTTCGGCTTCCAACTCTACCAAGGCGGGATACCGCCCACGAGGCAGGTCCGCGTCGTCAAGATCGGCGACTTCGACGTTGAGTGCTGCGGCGGGACGCACGTGAAGACCACGACCGAGGTGGGACCCATCAAGATCCTCAAGGCCGAGCGTATCCAGGACGGGATAATCCGGCTCGAATTCTCGGCCGGGCTCGCAGCCTTACGCCGCATCCAGGAGAAGGACGCGATACTCAAGGAAGCAGCCCAGGTGTTCGACGTGCTTCCCGAGCAATTGCCAAAGACCGCTGAAAGGTTCCTCACCGAATGGAAGGAGCTGCGAAAACAGGTGGAGGCCCTCAAGCCTTACGCGGCCGTCGTGCATAAGCAGGAGCTTCTTTCGACCGCGACAACCGTCGGAAACGTGCGCCTCGCCGTCCGGACCGACGAGTCGGACATGGACGACCTTGTGCTCCTCGCCAGCGAAGCGACGAAGGGGACGTCGACCATCGTCATCCTTGGGTCAACGAAGGGCGGGGCGAAGATCGTGGTGGCCCGCTCAGACGACCTGAAAGTGAACTCTGGCGACGTCGTGCGGGAGGCGTGCAAGGCGATGGGAGGAGGAGGCGGTGGAAAACCGAACCTCGCGCAGGGCGGCGGGCCCGATGCATCGAAGCTTCCCTTGGCGATGAAGAGGGCCGAGGAAGTCGTGCGAGACGCTTTGGCGAAGGCTTAG